One stretch of Alcaligenes aquatilis DNA includes these proteins:
- a CDS encoding TetR/AcrR family transcriptional regulator: MAYRQTPAVQARLQDNRSRILEAARALVSEGGWQEAQVASVAAAAGIATGTVYRYFPSKAELFAQVLSLVSQREVDVLTDIAQADGSSMLRLHAAVSTFVKRAMRNPRLAYALIAEPCDKEIDAARLVYRAAISQVIHSIVSTGQDAQEMRQDVQPDIAATVIVGGFMEGLIGPLSPLSRQQHDGTDSYQRQVAALADQIAQMACASVAVLSATS, translated from the coding sequence ATGGCCTACCGTCAAACCCCCGCCGTTCAAGCCCGTCTGCAAGACAATCGCAGCCGTATCCTGGAAGCCGCTCGCGCTTTGGTCAGTGAAGGAGGCTGGCAGGAAGCGCAGGTGGCCAGTGTGGCGGCCGCTGCCGGTATTGCCACGGGGACGGTCTATCGTTACTTCCCCTCCAAAGCCGAGCTGTTCGCGCAAGTCCTGTCGCTGGTGTCCCAGCGCGAGGTCGATGTGCTCACGGACATTGCACAGGCCGATGGTTCCTCCATGTTGCGCCTGCATGCCGCTGTCTCCACTTTTGTGAAGCGCGCCATGCGTAATCCTCGTTTGGCCTATGCCTTGATTGCCGAGCCTTGCGACAAGGAAATCGACGCGGCTCGTCTGGTGTACCGCGCCGCGATCAGCCAGGTCATCCACTCCATTGTTTCCACAGGTCAGGACGCGCAGGAAATGCGCCAGGATGTGCAGCCCGATATTGCGGCGACCGTCATCGTGGGCGGTTTCATGGAAGGGTTGATTGGCCCGCTTTCTCCTTTAAGCCGTCAGCAGCACGATGGCACGGACAGTTACCAGCGCCAAGTGGCCGCGCTGGCTGACCAGATTGCCCAGATGGCGTGTGCCAGTGTGGCAGTCCTTTCTGCCACGTCTTAG
- a CDS encoding VOC family protein, translating into MNHPNLLLLYVQDPAASGLFYEKLLQKAPAESFPTYVAFELNKGLTLGLWSTQAASFVSSGTGHRSELSFLVDDDAAVDQRHQTWVTAGIPIEQAPKTAVFGRTFVALDPDGHRLRVCTAA; encoded by the coding sequence ATGAATCACCCAAATCTTTTGCTACTCTACGTCCAAGACCCCGCCGCCAGCGGCCTTTTTTACGAAAAACTGCTACAAAAAGCGCCTGCTGAATCCTTCCCCACCTATGTCGCCTTTGAGCTGAACAAGGGCTTGACGCTGGGTTTGTGGTCTACCCAGGCAGCCAGCTTTGTATCATCCGGAACCGGCCATCGCTCCGAGCTCTCTTTTTTAGTAGACGATGATGCGGCTGTTGATCAACGGCATCAAACCTGGGTAACAGCGGGTATCCCCATAGAGCAGGCACCCAAGACAGCCGTTTTTGGGCGCACATTTGTCGCTCTGGACCCCGATGGGCACCGACTAAGGGTCTGCACGGCAGCGTAA
- a CDS encoding acyl-CoA dehydrogenase family protein: MNQPLSLSMLNAPEDRYSTHQVLNQALPASGFNAFTGDQVLRDAISREAPWAASRCQALGAVAGDENVQELARLANRHIPELKTHDRFGNRIDWLEFHPSWHELMGLAWQHEVPNLSWRTQEANGHLARAVLSYLWNQVEHGTGCPTGMAYAAYAGFEAEPALAIWADKLKGTRYEYSRREVGDKPSVVIGYAMTEKQGGSDLRETQTTARFSHSVDYHGATAHWYELTGHKWFCSVPQSDGFFTLAKVNGDVTCFFLPRTLPDGSYNRFFVQRLKDKAGNRSNASSEVEYAGTLAIRVGEEGRGIREILSHSHLTRLDFAIGSAGLMRQALTLALRHTTSRKAFGTSIADRPMMSNVLADMAVEVEAATLMSLRVAKATDLMQGSEHERLLARVATPAAKYFNCSRAPSIANEALQCHGGNGFIEENPMARVYRESPLNSVWEGTANMMCMDVRRAMIRDPLTVEAVFNEIRPLAGQDKRFDALVQHTERLVRAAIEDEFLARPMTEAVARVLQAAELLRYSPQEVADVFLSTRSSGELGTWGAHYGTLGMTTSLSVAQKIMRRAMVAD; encoded by the coding sequence ATGAACCAGCCGCTCTCCCTCAGCATGTTGAATGCGCCCGAGGATCGTTACAGCACACATCAGGTTTTGAATCAGGCCTTGCCCGCCAGTGGTTTCAATGCTTTTACGGGCGATCAGGTTTTACGTGATGCCATCAGCCGTGAAGCCCCTTGGGCCGCATCGCGCTGTCAGGCTTTGGGGGCGGTAGCTGGTGATGAGAATGTGCAGGAACTGGCTCGTTTGGCGAACCGCCATATTCCTGAGCTTAAAACGCATGATCGCTTCGGCAACCGGATTGATTGGTTGGAATTTCACCCTAGCTGGCATGAGTTGATGGGCCTGGCCTGGCAGCACGAGGTGCCCAATTTAAGCTGGCGTACCCAAGAGGCAAACGGCCACCTCGCCCGCGCCGTCTTGTCCTATCTGTGGAATCAGGTGGAGCACGGTACGGGCTGCCCGACTGGCATGGCTTATGCGGCTTATGCCGGTTTCGAGGCCGAGCCTGCTTTGGCGATCTGGGCGGACAAGCTCAAAGGGACACGCTATGAATACAGTCGCCGCGAAGTGGGGGACAAGCCCTCGGTGGTGATTGGTTATGCGATGACAGAAAAGCAGGGCGGCTCAGATCTGCGCGAGACGCAGACGACCGCGCGCTTCTCCCATAGTGTGGATTATCACGGTGCCACGGCGCATTGGTATGAGCTGACGGGGCATAAATGGTTTTGTTCGGTGCCGCAGTCCGATGGTTTTTTTACGCTGGCCAAGGTCAATGGGGATGTCACGTGTTTCTTCTTGCCCCGTACCTTGCCGGACGGCAGCTATAACCGTTTTTTTGTGCAGCGTCTGAAGGACAAGGCGGGTAATCGCTCCAACGCATCCAGTGAGGTGGAATATGCGGGCACGCTGGCAATTCGGGTAGGGGAAGAGGGGCGCGGTATTCGGGAAATTCTGTCGCACTCGCATTTGACACGTCTGGATTTTGCGATTGGCTCGGCGGGGTTAATGCGGCAGGCGCTGACCTTGGCCCTGCGTCACACCACATCACGCAAGGCTTTTGGGACCTCTATTGCCGACCGACCCATGATGAGCAATGTGCTGGCGGATATGGCGGTAGAAGTGGAAGCGGCAACCTTGATGTCCTTGCGAGTCGCCAAGGCCACTGACCTGATGCAAGGCAGTGAACACGAAAGGCTGCTGGCGCGGGTGGCCACGCCTGCGGCTAAATACTTCAATTGCTCGCGCGCGCCCTCTATTGCGAACGAGGCATTGCAGTGTCACGGCGGCAATGGCTTTATTGAAGAAAACCCCATGGCTCGTGTGTATCGAGAGTCCCCCTTGAACAGCGTTTGGGAAGGGACGGCCAATATGATGTGTATGGATGTGCGGCGCGCCATGATCAGAGATCCGCTCACGGTGGAGGCGGTTTTCAATGAAATTAGACCCTTGGCCGGGCAAGACAAGCGCTTCGATGCCCTGGTACAGCACACTGAACGTCTGGTGAGAGCCGCGATTGAGGATGAGTTCCTGGCCCGCCCTATGACCGAAGCCGTCGCCCGTGTTTTGCAGGCCGCTGAGCTGTTGCGCTATAGCCCGCAGGAAGTGGCGGATGTGTTTTTAAGTACGCGTAGTTCCGGCGAGCTTGGAACTTGGGGGGCGCATTACGGCACTTTGGGAATGACAACGTCCTTGTCAGTCGCGCAGAAAATCATGCGCAGAGCGATGGTGGCAGATTGA
- a CDS encoding DUF1852 domain-containing protein yields MNKEFAFSIKSIRFDENYRPSNNTRITTNFANLARGESRQQNLRNTLAMINNRFNNLAHWDNPNGDRYSVELDIVSVDIDIEGNGSTFPTIEILKTNIVDHKENKRIDGIVGNNFSSYVRDYDFSVVLQEHNKNKNGFSAPEGFGDLHGKLFKSFVNSALYQENFNKSPVICLSVSSSKVYHRTGNQHPVLGIEYQQNEFSPTDEYFAKMGLQVRYFMPPNSVAPFAFYFRGDLLSDYTNLELISTISTMETFQKIYRPEIYNANSAAGMRYQPSLKNSDHSITQIVYDREERSRLAVEQGRFTEESFIKPYKVILDQWAASYAL; encoded by the coding sequence ATGAATAAAGAATTCGCGTTTAGCATCAAAAGCATTCGTTTTGATGAAAACTACCGGCCATCCAATAACACACGCATCACCACCAACTTTGCCAACCTGGCCCGTGGTGAAAGCCGTCAGCAAAACTTGCGCAATACCCTGGCGATGATTAACAATCGCTTCAACAATCTGGCGCATTGGGACAATCCTAATGGAGATCGTTATTCGGTCGAACTGGATATTGTCTCTGTTGATATTGATATTGAAGGTAATGGTTCCACTTTCCCTACCATTGAAATCCTGAAAACCAATATCGTCGATCACAAAGAAAACAAGCGTATCGACGGGATTGTCGGCAACAACTTCTCTTCGTATGTGCGTGACTACGACTTCAGCGTGGTTCTGCAGGAGCACAACAAGAACAAAAATGGCTTCAGCGCCCCGGAAGGCTTTGGTGATTTGCACGGCAAACTGTTTAAGTCTTTCGTGAATTCTGCGCTGTACCAAGAAAACTTCAACAAGTCCCCCGTGATTTGCCTGAGCGTGTCCAGCAGCAAGGTCTACCACCGTACGGGGAACCAGCATCCGGTATTGGGCATTGAGTATCAGCAAAATGAGTTTTCGCCTACGGATGAGTACTTCGCAAAAATGGGCCTGCAGGTTCGCTATTTCATGCCCCCAAATAGCGTTGCGCCCTTTGCTTTTTACTTTCGTGGTGATTTGCTCAGTGACTACACGAATCTGGAATTGATCAGTACCATCAGCACGATGGAAACATTTCAGAAAATCTATCGCCCCGAGATTTACAATGCCAACTCGGCCGCAGGAATGCGCTATCAGCCCAGCCTGAAAAATTCCGATCACTCGATCACGCAAATTGTCTACGATCGCGAAGAACGTAGTCGTCTGGCGGTTGAGCAGGGCCGGTTTACCGAAGAAAGTTTTATCAAGCCATACAAAGTGATTCTTGATCAATGGGCAGCCAGTTACGCGCTTTGA
- the metE gene encoding 5-methyltetrahydropteroyltriglutamate--homocysteine S-methyltransferase yields the protein MTTIHNLGFPRIGAKRELKFALESYWKGESSRDELKALGAQLRQRHWENQAGLDLVPVGDFSFYDQVLDASFLLGNLPERVQGFQGDELDNYFRVARGRSAKGLEDHGACCGGVAAGEMTKWFDTNYHYIVPEFTADTQFKLDASHLLEQLAQAKAQGVNAKPVIIGPVTYLALGKAKDESNKLALLDRLLPVYVQLLDTLAKAGVEWVQIDEPVLVTELDADWQQAFKTAYQQLKSADVKLLVATYFGQLLENAALAASLPVAGLHVDAINDRDGVEALLKLLGDEKVLSLGVINGRNIWKTDLTAVLDWVEPIAKQLGDRLWIAPSCSLLHVPVDLDSEQQLDADVRSWLAFALQKLDELRVLGKALSQGREAVKEELAENLAALTARRNSPRVNNPAVKAAVARISAELGKRKSAYAQRASKQAEFLKLPAFPTTTIGSFPQTVEIRRARSEFKAGRLDENSYQAAMRAEIERSVREQEKLGLDVLVHGEAERNDMVEYFGEQLDGYAFTQFAWVQSYGSRCVKPPILFGDISRPQAMTVEWITYAQSLTQKPMKGMLTGPVTILNWSFVRDDQPRSASCLQLALAIREEVLDLEKAGVHVIQIDEAALREGLPLRKSQWQSYLDWAVESFRIAANGVGDETQIHTHMCYSEFNDIISSIADMDADVITIETSRSDMELLEAFENFQYPNEIGPGVYDIHSPNIPTEQHIVNLMKKAAERVPAERLWVNPDCGLKTRQWAEVIPALTNMVAAAKVLRASA from the coding sequence ATGACGACGATTCATAATCTTGGCTTTCCGCGCATTGGCGCCAAACGGGAACTGAAGTTCGCCTTGGAGTCCTACTGGAAGGGCGAGTCTTCGCGTGACGAACTCAAGGCTCTGGGTGCCCAACTGCGCCAGCGTCATTGGGAGAACCAGGCCGGTCTGGATCTGGTGCCCGTGGGCGATTTCTCTTTTTACGATCAGGTGCTCGATGCCAGCTTCTTGCTGGGCAACTTGCCTGAGCGTGTTCAGGGCTTTCAGGGTGACGAGCTGGATAACTACTTCCGCGTAGCACGGGGTCGTTCGGCCAAAGGTCTGGAAGATCACGGCGCCTGCTGCGGTGGTGTGGCTGCTGGTGAAATGACCAAATGGTTCGACACCAACTATCACTACATCGTCCCTGAATTTACGGCTGATACCCAGTTCAAGCTGGATGCCTCGCATCTGCTGGAGCAACTGGCGCAAGCCAAGGCGCAAGGCGTGAACGCCAAGCCTGTGATTATTGGCCCCGTGACCTATCTGGCACTGGGCAAGGCCAAGGATGAATCCAACAAGCTGGCCCTGCTGGATCGCTTGTTGCCTGTGTATGTTCAATTGCTGGATACGCTGGCCAAAGCAGGCGTGGAGTGGGTGCAGATTGATGAGCCTGTTCTGGTTACCGAGCTGGATGCCGATTGGCAGCAAGCGTTCAAGACCGCTTATCAGCAGTTGAAGTCTGCTGACGTGAAGTTGCTGGTCGCGACGTACTTTGGTCAGCTGCTGGAAAATGCTGCTTTGGCCGCCAGCTTGCCTGTTGCCGGTCTGCATGTGGATGCCATCAACGATCGTGATGGCGTGGAGGCATTGCTTAAGCTTTTGGGTGACGAGAAAGTCTTGTCTCTGGGCGTGATCAATGGTCGCAATATCTGGAAAACAGATTTGACCGCCGTACTGGACTGGGTTGAGCCTATCGCCAAGCAATTGGGCGATCGTCTGTGGATTGCTCCTTCCTGCTCGCTGCTGCATGTGCCAGTTGATCTGGACAGCGAACAACAGTTGGATGCCGATGTGAGGTCCTGGTTGGCCTTTGCCTTGCAAAAGCTGGACGAACTGCGCGTATTGGGCAAAGCCTTGAGCCAAGGCCGTGAGGCTGTCAAGGAAGAGCTGGCCGAGAACCTGGCCGCGTTGACGGCCCGTCGCAACTCGCCCCGAGTGAACAATCCTGCAGTGAAGGCGGCGGTGGCTCGTATTTCGGCCGAGCTGGGCAAGCGCAAGAGTGCTTACGCACAGCGCGCTTCCAAGCAAGCTGAGTTCTTGAAGTTGCCTGCATTCCCCACCACCACGATTGGTTCTTTCCCGCAGACAGTAGAAATCCGTCGTGCTCGTAGTGAGTTCAAGGCGGGTCGTCTGGACGAGAACAGCTACCAGGCCGCCATGCGTGCCGAGATTGAGCGCAGCGTGCGTGAGCAGGAAAAACTGGGTCTGGACGTGTTGGTGCACGGCGAAGCCGAGCGCAACGACATGGTCGAATACTTTGGTGAGCAACTGGACGGTTACGCATTCACTCAGTTTGCTTGGGTGCAGTCCTACGGTTCGCGCTGCGTGAAACCACCCATCCTGTTTGGTGACATCAGCCGCCCTCAGGCTATGACGGTGGAATGGATTACCTACGCCCAGTCGCTGACTCAAAAACCCATGAAGGGCATGTTGACCGGCCCCGTGACGATTTTGAATTGGTCCTTTGTGCGTGATGATCAGCCTCGTTCGGCTTCTTGCCTGCAACTGGCGCTGGCCATTCGCGAAGAAGTGCTGGATCTGGAAAAGGCCGGTGTGCATGTGATCCAGATCGACGAAGCTGCCTTGCGTGAAGGCTTGCCGCTGCGTAAATCGCAATGGCAAAGCTACTTGGACTGGGCGGTGGAGAGCTTTCGCATCGCCGCCAACGGCGTGGGTGACGAGACGCAAATCCACACACATATGTGCTACTCGGAGTTTAACGACATCATTTCCTCCATCGCGGATATGGATGCGGACGTGATCACCATTGAAACCAGCCGTTCGGACATGGAGTTGCTGGAAGCCTTCGAGAATTTCCAGTACCCCAACGAGATTGGCCCCGGCGTGTATGACATTCACTCGCCCAATATTCCGACCGAGCAGCACATTGTGAATTTGATGAAGAAAGCCGCCGAGCGCGTGCCAGCAGAGCGTCTGTGGGTGAACCCCGACTGCGGCCTTAAGACGCGTCAATGGGCTGAGGTGATTCCGGCTTTGACCAATATGGTGGCGGCAGCCAAAGTCTTGCGGGCAAGTGCCTGA
- a CDS encoding methionine synthase, protein MKKLLPTSTAGSLPKPSWLAEPEKLWSPWRLDGEDLVEGKKDALRLSLQEQLHAGIDLISDGEQTRQHFVTTFIEHLEGVDFEKRETVRIRDRYDASVPTVVGAVTRPKSVFVDDAKFLRQQTSQPIKWALPGPMTMIDTLYDNHYKSREKLAWEFAKILNQEAKELEAAGVDIIQFDEPAFNVFFDEVNDWGIATLERAIEGLKCETAVHICYGYGIKANTDWKKTLGSEWRQYEESFPKLQQSKIDIISLECQNSHVPMDLIELIRGKKVMVGAIDVATNVIETADEVANTLRKALKFVDADKLYPCTNCGMAPLPRAVARGKLHALSAGAEIVRKELSA, encoded by the coding sequence ATGAAAAAATTGCTACCCACCTCCACCGCTGGCAGTTTGCCCAAACCCTCCTGGCTTGCTGAACCCGAGAAGCTGTGGTCGCCCTGGAGACTGGACGGTGAGGACCTGGTCGAAGGCAAGAAAGATGCACTGCGTCTGTCCCTGCAAGAACAATTGCACGCCGGTATCGACCTGATTAGCGACGGCGAACAAACCCGCCAGCACTTCGTCACCACCTTCATCGAACATCTGGAAGGTGTGGACTTCGAAAAGCGCGAGACTGTGCGTATTCGTGACCGTTACGACGCCAGTGTTCCTACCGTTGTGGGTGCCGTGACTCGTCCCAAATCCGTGTTTGTGGATGATGCCAAATTCTTGCGTCAGCAAACCTCGCAGCCGATCAAATGGGCGCTGCCTGGCCCCATGACCATGATCGATACGCTGTACGACAACCACTACAAGAGCCGTGAAAAATTGGCTTGGGAATTTGCCAAGATCCTGAACCAGGAAGCCAAAGAGCTGGAGGCTGCAGGCGTGGATATCATCCAGTTTGACGAGCCCGCTTTCAACGTGTTTTTTGACGAAGTGAACGACTGGGGTATTGCGACTCTGGAACGAGCCATTGAAGGTCTGAAGTGTGAAACCGCTGTGCACATCTGCTACGGCTATGGCATCAAGGCCAACACGGACTGGAAAAAGACGCTGGGTTCGGAATGGCGTCAGTACGAAGAGTCCTTCCCGAAGCTGCAGCAATCCAAGATCGACATCATTTCCCTGGAGTGCCAGAACTCCCACGTTCCTATGGATTTGATCGAACTGATCCGTGGCAAGAAAGTGATGGTTGGCGCCATTGACGTAGCCACCAACGTGATCGAAACCGCTGACGAAGTGGCCAACACACTGCGCAAGGCGCTGAAGTTTGTAGACGCGGACAAGCTGTACCCCTGCACCAACTGCGGTATGGCACCTTTGCCACGTGCCGTGGCTCGCGGCAAGTTGCACGCCCTGAGCGCCGGTGCTGAAATCGTTCGTAAGGAACTGTCGGCCTGA
- a CDS encoding LysR family transcriptional regulator, which translates to MLERIHLAVVQQVDKQGSLTAAAGVLHVTQSALSHTMRKLEQQLGTEIWRREGRNLQLTQAGQYLLAVANRVLPQLDLAEERLGQFAQGERGSLRIGMECHPCYQWLLKIVSPYLSAWPDVDVDVKQKFQFGGIGALFGYEIDLLVTPDPLYKPGLKFEPVFDYEQVLVVNKDHALANVDYAKPKDLDREVLISYPVDIDRLDIYNQFLLPAGIAPRRHKAIETTDIMMQMVASGRGVAALPRWLVQEYAEKLDVVPVKLGKHGIAKQIFLGMRETEAVIDYLQAFMDLARGAGPDGVPSSPNA; encoded by the coding sequence ATGTTAGAGCGCATCCATCTGGCCGTCGTCCAGCAAGTTGACAAGCAAGGCTCCCTGACCGCCGCCGCCGGCGTGCTGCACGTTACCCAATCCGCCCTTAGCCACACCATGCGAAAACTGGAGCAGCAACTGGGCACCGAAATCTGGCGCCGCGAAGGCCGCAACCTGCAATTGACGCAAGCTGGGCAGTATCTGCTGGCCGTTGCCAACCGCGTCCTGCCCCAGTTGGATCTGGCCGAAGAACGCCTGGGCCAGTTCGCCCAAGGCGAGCGAGGATCACTGCGTATCGGCATGGAGTGCCACCCCTGCTATCAATGGCTGCTGAAGATCGTCTCGCCGTATCTCAGCGCCTGGCCAGACGTGGATGTGGATGTGAAGCAGAAATTCCAGTTTGGCGGCATCGGCGCGCTGTTTGGCTATGAAATTGATCTGCTGGTCACCCCAGACCCGCTCTATAAACCCGGTTTGAAATTTGAGCCCGTGTTCGACTACGAGCAGGTACTGGTGGTCAATAAAGACCATGCCCTGGCGAACGTGGACTATGCCAAGCCCAAGGACCTGGACCGGGAGGTGCTGATCTCCTATCCGGTGGACATAGACAGGCTGGACATCTACAACCAGTTTCTGCTGCCCGCCGGCATCGCCCCCCGACGCCACAAAGCGATTGAGACAACAGACATCATGATGCAGATGGTAGCCAGTGGACGAGGGGTCGCAGCCCTACCCCGATGGTTGGTGCAGGAGTATGCAGAGAAACTGGATGTGGTGCCGGTAAAGCTGGGCAAGCACGGCATCGCCAAGCAAATTTTCCTGGGAATGAGGGAAACGGAAGCAGTGATTGATTATCTGCAGGCGTTTATGGATCTGGCTCGGGGGGCTGGGCCGGACGGCGTGCCAAGCAGTCCTAACGCCTAA
- a CDS encoding alpha/beta hydrolase family protein: protein MHPLKLVLAAALSFTTIVAHAAGFHRIEIPAESDSPALKGAVWYPCSQPLEEVKIGPYVMSVAKDCPVVGRHLPLVVISHGWGGTFLGHRGIAETLANAGFVVAAINHGDNALNPRRYGDLSVLVERPTDIRRLIDFMLDSWPDAPKLDAQRVGFFGFSRGGYTGLVSIGANPLGELLCKHKDNPACEQAKQGELLTLTHDPRIKAAVVADPLSDFFTVESFKNVKVPVQLWRSEQGGDGVTPESVAAIAHALSERVEFHTVAAAEHFAFLAPCTPEMAKRAPEICSDPPGFDRQVFHTELNSTVLAFFRKNLANDEKPVP from the coding sequence ATGCATCCTCTAAAACTTGTTCTTGCTGCTGCTTTGAGCTTTACGACGATCGTTGCCCATGCGGCTGGCTTTCATCGTATTGAAATTCCGGCCGAATCGGATAGTCCTGCACTAAAAGGTGCTGTCTGGTATCCATGTTCGCAGCCCTTGGAGGAGGTAAAGATTGGTCCTTACGTCATGTCCGTTGCCAAGGATTGCCCAGTCGTTGGTCGCCATCTTCCGCTCGTGGTGATCTCGCACGGTTGGGGTGGCACGTTCCTTGGTCATCGGGGCATTGCCGAGACTTTGGCGAATGCTGGTTTTGTCGTTGCCGCCATTAATCATGGTGACAACGCACTGAATCCAAGGCGTTACGGAGACCTGTCTGTGTTGGTCGAAAGGCCAACTGATATCAGGCGTTTGATTGACTTCATGCTTGACTCATGGCCCGATGCGCCCAAGCTTGATGCCCAGCGTGTCGGTTTTTTTGGGTTTTCACGTGGCGGCTACACCGGGTTGGTTAGCATCGGTGCCAATCCACTTGGTGAGTTGTTATGCAAACACAAAGACAACCCGGCCTGCGAGCAGGCGAAACAGGGGGAATTGCTGACACTTACCCATGATCCGCGCATCAAGGCTGCCGTGGTCGCTGATCCGCTCAGTGACTTTTTCACGGTTGAGAGTTTCAAAAATGTGAAGGTGCCCGTGCAACTCTGGCGCTCTGAGCAGGGTGGTGATGGCGTAACGCCCGAAAGCGTTGCTGCCATCGCTCACGCATTGTCAGAAAGAGTCGAGTTTCATACCGTGGCTGCTGCCGAACATTTTGCTTTCTTAGCGCCGTGCACTCCCGAAATGGCGAAGCGGGCCCCCGAAATTTGTTCAGATCCCCCTGGGTTTGACCGTCAGGTCTTCCATACGGAGCTCAATAGCACAGTGCTTGCTTTCTTTCGCAAGAATCTCGCTAACGATGAAAAGCCAGTTCCCTGA
- a CDS encoding helix-turn-helix transcriptional regulator produces the protein MARAERLLSLLQVLRRHKRPVSGARLAQELGISIRTLYRDIASLQAQGADIEGEPGVGYVLRPSFMLPPLMFSQAELEALILGFRWVEKFADEPLTKAAGDAMAKISTVLPDSLRDSLDSTALRVGPRVIQDTERVDLGIARTAIRLQRKLSITYIDGAGQESERVIWPFSLGYFQHFRILVGWCELKGDFRHFRTDRIRGLISLEESYPRHRADLFKQWRAIQTELSYVPDT, from the coding sequence ATGGCCCGAGCGGAACGACTTCTTTCCCTTTTACAAGTGCTACGCCGACATAAGCGTCCGGTAAGTGGTGCGCGGCTGGCTCAAGAGCTGGGCATCAGCATTCGGACGCTGTATAGAGATATTGCTTCCTTGCAGGCACAAGGTGCTGATATAGAAGGGGAACCCGGTGTGGGTTACGTGCTGCGACCCAGTTTTATGTTGCCCCCTTTGATGTTTTCTCAAGCGGAGCTGGAGGCCTTGATACTGGGCTTTCGCTGGGTAGAAAAGTTCGCGGATGAACCGCTGACTAAAGCGGCTGGCGATGCCATGGCCAAGATTTCGACGGTCTTGCCGGATAGCTTGAGAGACAGCCTGGACAGTACCGCTTTACGGGTTGGGCCCAGGGTGATTCAGGATACTGAGCGTGTTGATCTTGGCATTGCGCGTACAGCGATTCGTTTGCAGCGCAAGCTGAGCATCACATATATAGATGGGGCAGGGCAAGAATCGGAGAGAGTGATCTGGCCTTTTTCCTTGGGCTACTTTCAGCACTTTCGGATTCTGGTGGGCTGGTGTGAATTGAAAGGGGATTTCCGGCACTTCCGCACGGACAGGATACGAGGATTGATCAGTCTGGAAGAGTCTTATCCTCGGCATCGGGCTGATTTGTTTAAGCAGTGGCGCGCAATACAAACAGAGCTAAGCTATGTGCCTGACACCTGA